In the genome of Myxococcota bacterium, one region contains:
- the tssE gene encoding type VI secretion system baseplate subunit TssE, whose product MSSVQGLFERLRDPNAAGQRSVQQRADRVYSSVLHHLARLLNTREGESACVPGYGLPALTDIDTSARADDLRRAIERAIAAFEPRLNGARVKLLPPDPAEPLKLRFEVSGRIVTEDERLSVRFSTVADSALGWKISS is encoded by the coding sequence ATGAGTTCCGTTCAAGGGCTGTTCGAGCGTCTGCGGGATCCGAACGCTGCGGGGCAGCGTTCGGTCCAGCAGCGCGCCGACCGCGTCTACTCGTCGGTGCTTCACCACCTCGCGCGTCTGCTGAATACGCGCGAGGGCGAGAGCGCTTGCGTGCCGGGCTACGGCCTTCCGGCACTCACGGACATCGATACCTCGGCACGGGCCGATGATCTCCGTCGCGCGATCGAACGAGCAATCGCCGCGTTCGAGCCGCGCCTGAACGGTGCCCGCGTGAAGCTGCTCCCGCCGGATCCGGCCGAGCCGCTGAAGCTCCGCTTCGAGGTGAGCGGACGGATCGTTACCGAGGACGAGCGACTCAGTGTTCGCTTCAGCACCGTGGCCGACTCGGCCCTGGGCTGGAAGATCTCGTCGTGA
- the tssC gene encoding type VI secretion system contractile sheath large subunit, translating into MSDEQTQAAEAPAAEATETASLLDEITAQTKRKPDDADYGQVKRGVEVLLGELLSPKREGERIDKALVDAMIAELDEKMSRQLDEILHHSDFQKLESAWTGLKLLVDRTNFRENNKVEIFQATKQELIDDFEDSPEIPKSGLYKKVYSEEYGQFGGEPVGAIIGNYDFGPGAQDVKLMQNIAACSTMSHAPFIASAGPQFFGLDEFSGLPNMKDLSSVFEGPQYMKWRSFRESEDSRYVGLTCPRYLGRLPYGEENVPVKSFNYEENVRGSHDDYLWCNASFAFATRLTDAFAKWRWCANIIGPKAGGAVEDLPIHLFDEMGETTTKIPTEIMVTDRREFELAEEGFIPLTYRKGSDNACFFSANSCQKPKYFGQSKEAKENETNYKLGTQLPYMFMVSRLAHYLKVLQRENIGTWQTRTKLQDELQTWLSQYVNDTENPQPGVVGRRPLKKAKIDVEDIEGDPGWYKVDMKIVPHIKYQGANFTLGLVGKMESE; encoded by the coding sequence ATGTCCGACGAACAGACCCAGGCCGCAGAGGCCCCCGCCGCCGAGGCGACCGAAACCGCCTCGCTGCTCGATGAGATCACCGCGCAGACGAAGCGCAAGCCCGACGACGCCGACTACGGGCAGGTCAAGCGAGGCGTGGAGGTACTCCTCGGCGAGCTGCTGTCTCCGAAGCGGGAAGGCGAGCGCATCGACAAGGCCCTCGTCGACGCCATGATCGCCGAGCTCGACGAAAAGATGAGCCGACAGCTCGACGAGATCCTCCACCACTCGGATTTCCAGAAGCTCGAGAGCGCCTGGACCGGCCTGAAGCTGCTCGTGGATCGCACGAACTTCCGCGAGAACAACAAGGTCGAGATCTTCCAGGCGACGAAGCAGGAGCTGATCGACGACTTCGAGGACAGCCCGGAGATCCCGAAGTCGGGTCTCTACAAGAAGGTCTACTCGGAGGAATACGGTCAGTTCGGTGGCGAGCCGGTCGGTGCCATCATCGGCAACTACGACTTCGGGCCGGGCGCCCAGGACGTGAAGCTGATGCAGAACATCGCCGCCTGCTCGACGATGTCCCACGCCCCCTTCATCGCCTCGGCCGGCCCCCAGTTCTTCGGGTTGGACGAGTTCTCGGGCCTTCCGAACATGAAGGACCTGAGCTCGGTGTTCGAAGGGCCGCAGTACATGAAGTGGCGCTCGTTCCGCGAGTCCGAAGACTCACGCTACGTCGGGCTCACCTGCCCCCGCTACCTCGGCCGGCTTCCGTACGGCGAGGAGAACGTGCCGGTGAAGTCCTTCAACTACGAAGAGAACGTGCGCGGTAGTCACGACGACTACCTCTGGTGCAACGCCTCGTTCGCCTTCGCGACCCGGCTCACCGACGCCTTCGCGAAGTGGCGCTGGTGCGCCAACATCATCGGCCCCAAGGCCGGCGGCGCGGTCGAGGATCTGCCGATCCACCTGTTCGACGAGATGGGCGAGACGACCACGAAGATTCCGACGGAGATCATGGTCACCGATCGCCGAGAGTTCGAGCTCGCCGAAGAAGGGTTCATCCCGCTCACGTACCGGAAGGGCAGCGACAACGCCTGCTTCTTCTCTGCGAACTCCTGCCAGAAGCCGAAGTACTTCGGCCAGAGCAAGGAAGCGAAGGAGAACGAGACCAACTACAAGCTCGGCACCCAGCTTCCCTACATGTTCATGGTCTCCCGGCTGGCTCACTACCTGAAGGTGCTCCAGCGCGAGAACATCGGGACCTGGCAGACGCGCACGAAGCTCCAGGACGAGCTTCAGACGTGGCTCTCGCAGTACGTCAACGACACCGAGAACCCGCAGCCGGGCGTGGTCGGTCGTCGCCCGCTGAAGAAGGCGAAGATCGACGTCGAGGACATCGAGGGCGATCCGGGCTGGTACAAGGTCGACATGAAGATCGTGCCCCACATCAAGTACCAGGGCGCCAACTTCACCCTCGGCCTGGTCGGCAAGATGGAGAGCGAGTAG
- the tssB gene encoding type VI secretion system contractile sheath small subunit: protein MAKESSVAPKERINIVYKPATNMDEDVELPLKVVVMGDFTGREEDTALEDRKRISIDKDNFNDVLAEQKINVQLGVPDRLNPTAEEGDEVAVNLNIQNMKDFQPDAIVENVPELKSLLEIREALVALKGPLGNVKAFSKKLKEALADDTAREKLMKELNLGGGDGGAPAEAPAAEAPAGDEPSES, encoded by the coding sequence ATGGCCAAGGAATCATCGGTTGCGCCCAAAGAGCGCATCAACATCGTCTACAAGCCCGCCACGAACATGGACGAGGACGTCGAGCTGCCCCTCAAGGTGGTGGTGATGGGCGACTTCACGGGCCGGGAAGAGGACACCGCGCTCGAGGACCGGAAGCGGATCAGCATCGACAAGGACAACTTCAACGACGTCCTCGCCGAGCAGAAGATCAACGTCCAGCTGGGCGTTCCGGATCGCCTCAACCCCACCGCCGAAGAGGGCGACGAGGTCGCGGTGAATCTGAACATCCAGAACATGAAGGACTTCCAGCCCGACGCGATCGTGGAGAACGTCCCTGAGCTGAAGAGCCTGCTGGAGATTCGCGAGGCCCTGGTCGCCCTCAAGGGGCCGCTCGGCAACGTGAAGGCCTTCAGCAAGAAGCTCAAGGAGGCGCTGGCCGACGACACGGCGCGTGAGAAGCTGATGAAGGAGCTCAACCTGGGTGGCGGCGACGGCGGAGCCCCCGCCGAGGCCCCGGCCGCCGAAGCTCCCGCGGGCGACGAGCCCAGCGAGAGCTGA